CAAACTTAGGCAGCTGACCTGTACCTTTTAAACTTTCAGAATTAACAATATACGGTACATAAGTTTCAGTATAGCCATACTTGATCGTATGGGTATTGAGCATAAACTGAATCAACGCACGATGCATCTGCGCCAATTGTCCTTTTAAGACGTTAAAGCGACTTCCTGTAAGCTTGGTTGCTGCTTCAAAATCGAGCATACCAAGTGTCTCACCAATATGCGTATGATCTTTAATCTCAAAATCAAACTCACGCGGTGTGCCCCATTTGCGTACTTCGACGTTATCGTCTTCTGATGTACCAACTGGCACATCTGCTGCTGGGATATTTGGAATTTGCATTGCTGCTTGGCTAATGCGCTCTTGTAAGGTACGTAGCTCGTCTTCGGCTGTCTTAATCTCACCACTGACACTTTGCATCTCAGCAAGCAACTCACTAGCATCTTCGCCAGATTTTTTAAGCACGCCAACTTGTTTTGCGCCTGTATTACGGCGCGACTGCAACTCTTCGGTCTTTACTTGTAGCGATTTACGTTCGTTCTCAATATTTTGCCAGAACGCTATATCAAGCGTATAACCACGGGTGGCCAATTGCTGCTGTAAATCTGTCAAATCGCCGCGTAAGAGTTTTGGGTCTATCATAATAGGTGCCTGTCGCGCTAAAAGTGGATAAAAGGTGTGAAAATAATGAAAATCTGGGCTCTATAGCCTGATTTTGCTTAAAATTAGGTGGTAGCCGCTATAATACCAAGCTGCGGCTGTTTTGACCATGTTTTGGCCGTTTTTTACCCATCTCTTGACTGAGTTTTGAGTTTCTATTCTCTTAATTTTTAAATAGGAAATAGTTATTCATATTAACGTGCTAATAATATAATGTAAGGTCGCAAGCTCTCTATAAATGTGACTTACCTTTACTAATGGCTTAAATATGGTGTCTATTAGCGAACAGAGTGGCTTATATGTTTCATTTAAGGGCGATTTTCGGTAAGATAAGCGCATATCTTTATTCTATTTCCAGCCAAATATTACCTTGTTATCGACGTTTGGCGCTTTTAATTTAACGTTTTCACTATAAGTCTTTGAGAAACCTTTATGGCTCTGTACCCCTACACGCTGCAACCTGTTGCCTTAAACCTAACCGAGGCAGAATTCCATCAAGCACAGTATGAGCTATTTTCTAGTGCCAGCCCGTCATTTGGTCTGTCGAGTATCAAACTGAAAGAATGGATTATCATGGCCGTCGCTGTGGTTTTAGCCGTTGCTGGACTGGTTTTTTTGACAGGTTATTCGACCATTATTTTTTGGCTGATGCTAGCAGCCGTTGTTATTTACCTACTGGTTCGTACGCTTGGTTTTAAATGGTATGTGAAAAGAGAGTTTGAAAAGCAAGTCGCTGAGCAAGAAATGCCTGACGAGATGCGCCAAATGAAACTAGGTGTACAGAAGCATGGTCTGGTAATGGCAGTGCCGGTCAATCAGTCAGATATGTTTAGTAGCAATCAGATGCGCGGTATGCAGATGCGTGCAGGCAGCACCCAACAAGCGGTGATTCCTTGGAGCGCTGTGAAGAGCTGGGATGAGACCGACGACTATATCTTTATGATGTTTGAGATGAAAGGTCAGCAAGGCAGTCAGATTATTCCTAAACGCTTGCAAGCTCAAAAATTCCCTATCGATACAGTACGCCAGCATTTATTAGAAGTAGTAGCAGTGAAAGGTCTGAACTCTGAAAGCTTACAGATACCTGCTAAATAGGCTTATTGCTTTCTGTTAGACCAAGGATTTAGTTGTTTTATAAAATATATTACAAATTTTAATTTGATTAATTTAACTTATTTTTGCATGCTTGCTACAATAGTAATCATCAAAGGTTGAGTAACGCGTAGTAAGCGGTTATTTAGGCTTTAGTTCAATAATCGCTCGCTATAAATTGCTTAAGTTTAAAGGTTTAATAACTTGATGTTTGAACCCTACACTCAATGAAAAGGATAATATAATGAGTAACAATAATAACGACACTAACCAGATCGGTCTAGAAAAAGCAGATATGAGCGAAGTCATCAGCAAGTTAAATGGTCTGCTATCTAGTTATCATATGTTTTATATCAATGTTCGTGGTTATCATTGGAACGTCAAAGGTGAGCATTTCTTCACTTTACATCCAAAGTTTGAAGAGCTATATACCGCGCTGCAAATCCAAATCGATGAAATCGCTGAACGTATTTTGACCCTAGGCGGCACACCGTTACATGCTTATAGCGATTTTGCTCAGCATACCAGCATTCAAGAAGATAAGAACGTTAAAGACGGCACTACTTGTGTTAAAGGCGTTGTGACAGGTTTACAAGAGCTAATTGAAGAACAACGTCAAGTATCGACTCTAGCAGCAGAAGCAGAAGATCAGGGTTCAGCCGATCTTGTTGATGCTTATGTACAAGAGCAAGAAAAATTAATATGGATGTATAATGCTTTTTTGGGCTAAAAGCTGAATAGTCACAAAATCTAAGATATAAAAAAAGCACCTAATATAGGTGCTTTTTTTATGTGCAATCTTTTTACTTTTTTATCTCAAAGCTTACTTTTGCATCCATTGACGCATTTTTTCACGCTCAGCAGGTGTGGCTTGTAGCCAAATTTGCATAAACTGATCAAGTGAACTGGTAGATGCGTTGACACTTGTCGTTTGCGTCACAGTAGCACCTGTAGTTACTGACTTGTTAGTACTCACGGATGGCTGATCGAGTGCAGCTATCGCACGTTGGTTTTGTAGCTCAGCATCACCGCTACCACCGAATACGCCACCTAATGCTTTACCAAGACCTGAGAATAAGCTATTGCTATTGCCACCGACACTTTCTTGACTGGCAATGATGGTGTTATTACTTTGTATCGCAAGCGTTGGACGCTCAGCATACTTCTTGGCAGCTGCATAGTCTTCTGGCTGATTTGGCATGGTTAAGCGGTAGGTCTGATTGTCTGCCAATTCAGCGGCCACACTGACGTTACCTGAACGCAAATAATCATGCTCATCACGGCGCAGATCATAAAGACGATCATATTTAGCGGTAATCACATGCTTACCTGGCTGCAAGGTAAATGACTTGGTCAATGGCTGAAGAAGACTCTGTGTCAGCTCTTGACCATTAATTGCCGTCACTTTGATATGATCATCGACCACTAAAGTAACTGCCGCTTGAGACAGCATAGACACAGAAGCTGCCCCAACAAACACAGCGCTGATAGACAGTTTTTTTAGCAAAGACGCATTTGATTTCATAATTTTTCCAATAGTAGTAAAAAGCATTTCGGATAGAAAGTTTGTGTTCTGACTGCTAAAAATCAAGTGGCATCGTATGCTGAGTATGATGGTCTTGATCAGCGGCATCATTGTCTACTTGCGATTCCTGTGCGATATCAGCAAGTTCAGCAGCAAGCGTCTGCTCATCAATCGTACGCAGCGCGTCAGCAATGACCGCTTTTGATATATTACTACGACCCAAGTTGGAGAACATGGGTTGAATGTAATTGAGCACCTCCATCATTGCGCCAATACGATGCGGTCCTTCAGTGAGCAGATAATTGGTAATACGTTCATCAAACTGCCAACCACGTCTGCGTAATATTGACTGTAATAATGCTTCGCGGTCTGCAAAATCATGTCCTGTCGGTACTTTAAATGAGGGCGCTTGTGCCAAACGGGTGAGCAAATCTCTCAATTGAAACGGCAGCTCGGATGCAGGCTTATTAGCGGCAAATAAAAGTTGGCGCTGCCCTTCGCGGCTACGATTGATCAGATGAAATAAAGCTTCTTGCCATTGGCTGTTTTGTTCAATGACTTCCAAATCATCGATCGCAATCAAAGAGAAATTTTCTAGCGATGATAATACATTGACATCGGTATGAATCAGCTCGTTTAACGACAGACAAATCGCTGACTTGTCCATCTCAATAAACGACTCACAAATAGCGGATAATAAGTGCGATTTGCCAGTAGCAGGACTGCCAAATAGGTACAGCTGACCTATCAGGCCGACATGGAGCTGCCGTACTGCATCGATAATAGACATCCAACCCGGACCGGCGAAGTCGCTGAGACTTGCATCATGCTTTATGTCCAGATTGAGACTTAGCTGTGCTTCTGCCATGAATCATCAACTCGGTTTGCGTAGCACAATCAATAAAAAGGCTAAACGACTAATATACTTATAAACTGACTTTGGTAAAATTCATTTTAGCCAAAGCCAACCTAGTAAAGGTCAATACCGTTACTACTGCGCCTATATATAACATATTTGCAAAATGACTGACAAGTCTTTTACTCATAACACCCAATCAATCCTATTTTATCACGCAGGCAAACGACTATGATATGTCCTGTAACCTGAAGGACTTCATAGCAGTTATACATACAACAACATTATTTTTTTTCAAACAATGCCAACTGCTTACGACCTTTATAAAAGTCAGTCGTTTGATAATGAGTATAAAAATGACGGAATAACACGTTCAAGACAGCAGACACTGGCAGCGCAATCAGCATACCAACGAAACCGAGCAAACTTGCACCTGCCAGTACCGAAAATATTACCCATAATGGCGATAGACCAATTTTGTCGCCCAATAGTAGCGGTTGCAAGATATAGCCTTCGGCAGCTTGTCCAATCAAGAATGCGCCAGCAATCAAGGATAAATACGTCCAATCTAGGCCAAACTGAAACAGACAGGCGATAATCGCGGCAACGAAGCCAATCCCAAAGCCCAAATACGGTACAAAGCTAGCAATACCTGCAACCATACCAATAATCAGCCCAAGCTCAAGCCCAATAAGCTGCAATTGCACAGCATAAATAGCACCTAGTAAGACCATCACCAATAGCTGACCTTTAATAAAAGCCATCAACGCACGGTCACACTCTTGCGCAATTTGAATCACTTTTTTACAGTATGGCGCAGGTATCGCCATTTTCCATGTATGTAAGCGTTGCTCCCAATTAAATAAGAAATAAAAGGTCAAAATCGGCACCAGTACAATCAGCCCAGCATTATTGATAAAGTTCATGCTAGACGCCAGTATTTGGCTCATCATGGTACCGGCATCTTCAAACTTATAATTGGTTTGCATGTATTCAACCAAGGTCTCAGAGAAGCCTTTAGACTCAAGCTCTGGTAGACGAATACGGCTATTACTAGCAAACCATTCACGGACGACTTCATTATACCAAGTTAAAAGCTGTGGCAGATAATCCCATGCTGCTTGCAGCTGATGCCACAATGTCGGTATCAACCACCAGAGTAGTAGCACCATACTCAACGTAATCGTCGAATACACAATAATAATGGCAATCCAACGTTTGATATATTTTGATAAGCGTTTGACCAATGGATTAAACAAATAAGCCAATACAAAAGCAAAGACAAACGGCACAATGACCGGCATCATTAAATACAATAAAACCATAGCCACAACAATAGCAACGACGATAAATAGGCGTCGAAAAAAGGGGTCTATTGATTGGTTTGTCATGAAGGCTAGTCCTACGAATGGGCTTATTTAAAAGAGTGATTTGATTTAAAGTTGATGATAGATCTTATTGAACGACAACATTCCAATAGCAAACAGTTATTGACCATAATTTTAGCCTTCTATTATCGCAGAGTCCTATAAAAAAGCCGTCATTTTTTGTTTCTTAATTTTCATGTCATCTTTATTGCCGTCTTTCTGAAATATTAGATAGATATCAAGCAAATTTAGGTCAAATAAAAGCAAGTTGTTTTGCGAGTAAGGGTGATTTTTGGGTATAATGCGCGCACAATCTGCAAAATTCATATGACCGACACGCGTTTTTACTGACTGACCTTCATTCCCTATAAAATTTGTGAGATGACCATGAGTAACAAGCCTTCTTTAAGCTACAAAGATGCTGGCGTTGATATTGATGCTGGCGATGCGTTGGTGCAACGTATTAAATCCGTGGCAAAAGCCACCTCACGTCCTGAAGTGGTGGGCGGACTTGGCGGCTTTGGGGCGCTTTGTCGCATTCCGACTGGTTACACCTCACCGTTATTAGTTTCGGGTACTGACGGTGTCGGCACTAAGCTTAAACTGGCATTACAATTGAATCGACATGACACCATTGGTATCGACTTGGTCGCTATGTGTGTCAACGACTTATTGGTTTGCGGTGCTGAGCCTTTGTTTTTCTTAGACTACTATGCAACTGGTAAGCTTGACGTCGATGTTGCAGCTACTGTTGTTACGGGTATAGGTGAAGGCTGTAAATTATCAAATTGCGCGCTTATCGGCGGCGAAACGGCTGAGATGCCAGGCATGTATCAGGACGACGATTATGACCTAGCGGGATTCTGCGTCGGTGTGGTTGAAGAAGCAGAAGTCATCACTGGCGAAAACGTGGCTGAAGGCGATGTATTAATTGCTCTTGCCTCAAGTGGCGCGCATTCCAATGGCTACTCATTGGTACGTAAAGTCATTGAAGTCAGCGGTGTGGATGTGACTAGTAGCAATGAGCAGCTAGATGGTCAGTCTATCCAAGATGCCTTGATGGCACCGACCCGTATTTATGTTAAAGCGATTAAAGCGCTACAAGATACCCTTGGTAGCTCAGCCCTACATGCGATGTCACATATTACTGGCGGCGGCTTAACCGATAACCTGCCACGTGTATTACCTGAAACGCTAGCCGCTAGCATCGATACGAATAGCTGGCAGTTCTCAGAGCTATTCACTTGGTTACAAAACCAAGGTAATATCGAGCAAAGCGAGATGTATCGTACCTTTAACTGCGGCGTTGGGTTTGTTATCGTCGTACCCAAAGATAAAGCCGAAGCTGCTATCCAAACCTTGAATGATGCTGGCGAAAAAGCATGGAAATTAGGTGAAATGGTCAAGCGCGAAGCGGATGCTGTGGTGTACCGTTAATGCTAGCCAATAACACCAGTCATGCCAACAAACCATTACGCATTGCCGTTTTGGTATCTGGTAGCGGTAGCAACTTACAAGTATTGATTGATGCTATGCAAGCTGGTGCGCTACCAATTGAGATTGTCGGCGTTATTAGTAACCGTGAAGACGCTTATGCCATCACACGGGCAAAAGATGCTGACATTCCAGTGGCGGTCTTATCTCACGTTGCTAGTGGCAAACGCATGGGAATCAAAACTTTTGAGAGTCATGCCAGCGCCCAACTAACCACATGGCAACCTGACTTGATTGTGTTAGCTGGTTTTATGCGTGTTTTAAGTGCTGGTTTTATTGATAACACGCCAGCACCAATGATTAATCTGCATCCTGCACTCTTGCCTGCTTATAAAGGTTTGGATACTCATCAGCGTGTCATTCAAGCAGGTGAGCGTCAGCACGGCTGTAGCATTCATGTCGTTACCGCTGAGCTCGATGCAGGTGCTGTTTTGACCCAAGCCTGGCTAGAAGTGCATCAAAAAGATACTGCTGACAGTTTGCAAACGCGCGTGCAAAAGCTTGAACATCAGCTGTTACCTTGGACAATTTTGTTATTAGCCAAAGGTGTATTGTCGTTGAATAACGAGCAATTATTAAATCAGCAGCGCACCTGTATGCCGACGCTACCTTTGAAGCTATATTTAAACAGTTAAAGCAATGGCAACAAGCAAAGAAAAGTAGCACTCATTTCAAACTATCGACCAAAAAAAGCCCAGTCACTCAATTTATGAATGACTGGGCTTTTCGCTACTTAAACCTTAAAGTATTGTAACTTTAAAATCTGTACGTATTCTTAACTGTTATGAACGTGTACACCTTTGATGTTTACGAACTCTTTAATACCGAAACCACCATGCTCGCGACCATGACCCGAGTTTTTCACGCCACCAAAGGGTAATGCTGGATTTGCAAGGCCATAACCATTGATATAGACCATACCCGTATCAAACTGCTCATTGGCTAGGCGAATCGCTTTTTCTTCGTCTTTAGAGAAGATAGCGCCACCTAAGCCATAACGGCTGTCGTTAGCAATACGTAACGCATCGTCTTGATCTTTAGCACGTATTAGTGATGCTACTGGACCAAATAGCTCATCATCGTAAGCTGGCTGACCTTTTTCAACATTTTCCAAAATAGTCGCTGGATAGAAGCTCCCTTTACCTTCTGGTAATTTACCACCAACAGAGATAGTAGCGCCTTTGCTTACGCTCTCCTCTACTTGCGCATGCAATTTTTCTTGCAGATCTTTACGCGCTAATGGACCAAGATCAGAGCTGTCATCCATAGGATCGCCGGCTTTTTTACTTGCAAACTCTTCAACAATGCGCTTACGGAACTCGTCATATAAACTGTCGACAACGATAAAGCGTTTTGCAGCAACACAAGTTTCGCCATTATTTATCAGACGCGCTAAAGTACAAGTTTGTACGGCAAGCTCTAAGTCAGCATCTTCTAAAACGATAAATGCATCATTTGAACCCAACTCTAAGACTGCTTTTTTGATTGCTTTTGCTGCTTGCTGACCGACAATGCTACCTGCACCATCACTACCAGTAAGCGTCACACCGCGTACTTTATCATTACCAATTAACTTTTCTGACTGATCATGATCAATGAGAATCGTACGGAACAAATCGTTCGGTAAGTCAGACTCATGGAAGATTTTTTCAATTAATAAGCCAGAACCAGTCACATTTGCTGCGTGCTTAAGCAAAATACTGTTACCTGCCATCAAATTGGCGATGGTATAACGGAACACTTGATAAGCTGGAAAGTTCCAAGGCTGCATACCGTAGATAACGCCAATGGGCTGATAAGTGACAATACCTTTTTTGAGACCTTCGATGTCACGTTCATCATCAGCAAGCGCGGCCACACCCTTCTCTGCGGTGTAATCACAAATCGCTTTACACAGATCAATTTCTTGTAGACTCTGACTATATAGTTTACCGCGCTCCTCAGTCATAAGACGAGACAGCTCCTCTTTGTACTTCATCAAGGTCTCGCCAATAGAGTTAATAACCTTCGCACGCTCTTTATGGCTAGTTTTACGCCATTCTAGAAACGCTTGGTGCGAGGCTTCAACAATGTTGTTGACCTCATCATTACTCATATAATTATATTCTTTAATGTCTTCGCCTGTTGCTGGGTTTACAGTAGTAATATCTGCCATGATTATTATCCTTATTTATTAGAGTTTCTTTAGTCTATAAAACAACCTATTGCTAACAGCTCAACTTTATAGAAAAACTTAACAATAGATATTTTATTCATCATTTTTCTTAATGTTTGACTATCATAACAAAGTGCTTGGTGAGTAGGTTTACAAGTTATAAAGAATTGTGCGTAAGATGTTAAGAATGTGACGGTGTTATTAAGCAAACCTAAATCTTGTATAGAGCCTCTCATGCAGAGAGTTTTGACAATTTTAGACAAATAAAAAACCAGCATGATGGCTGGTTTGAT
The window above is part of the Psychrobacter cryohalolentis K5 genome. Proteins encoded here:
- the purM gene encoding phosphoribosylformylglycinamidine cyclo-ligase, which encodes MSNKPSLSYKDAGVDIDAGDALVQRIKSVAKATSRPEVVGGLGGFGALCRIPTGYTSPLLVSGTDGVGTKLKLALQLNRHDTIGIDLVAMCVNDLLVCGAEPLFFLDYYATGKLDVDVAATVVTGIGEGCKLSNCALIGGETAEMPGMYQDDDYDLAGFCVGVVEEAEVITGENVAEGDVLIALASSGAHSNGYSLVRKVIEVSGVDVTSSNEQLDGQSIQDALMAPTRIYVKAIKALQDTLGSSALHAMSHITGGGLTDNLPRVLPETLAASIDTNSWQFSELFTWLQNQGNIEQSEMYRTFNCGVGFVIVVPKDKAEAAIQTLNDAGEKAWKLGEMVKREADAVVYR
- a CDS encoding Dps family protein, with the protein product MSNNNNDTNQIGLEKADMSEVISKLNGLLSSYHMFYINVRGYHWNVKGEHFFTLHPKFEELYTALQIQIDEIAERILTLGGTPLHAYSDFAQHTSIQEDKNVKDGTTCVKGVVTGLQELIEEQRQVSTLAAEAEDQGSADLVDAYVQEQEKLIWMYNAFLG
- the hda gene encoding DnaA regulatory inactivator Hda codes for the protein MAEAQLSLNLDIKHDASLSDFAGPGWMSIIDAVRQLHVGLIGQLYLFGSPATGKSHLLSAICESFIEMDKSAICLSLNELIHTDVNVLSSLENFSLIAIDDLEVIEQNSQWQEALFHLINRSREGQRQLLFAANKPASELPFQLRDLLTRLAQAPSFKVPTGHDFADREALLQSILRRRGWQFDERITNYLLTEGPHRIGAMMEVLNYIQPMFSNLGRSNISKAVIADALRTIDEQTLAAELADIAQESQVDNDAADQDHHTQHTMPLDF
- a CDS encoding YcxB family protein, translated to MALYPYTLQPVALNLTEAEFHQAQYELFSSASPSFGLSSIKLKEWIIMAVAVVLAVAGLVFLTGYSTIIFWLMLAAVVIYLLVRTLGFKWYVKREFEKQVAEQEMPDEMRQMKLGVQKHGLVMAVPVNQSDMFSSNQMRGMQMRAGSTQQAVIPWSAVKSWDETDDYIFMMFEMKGQQGSQIIPKRLQAQKFPIDTVRQHLLEVVAVKGLNSESLQIPAK
- the purN gene encoding phosphoribosylglycinamide formyltransferase is translated as MLANNTSHANKPLRIAVLVSGSGSNLQVLIDAMQAGALPIEIVGVISNREDAYAITRAKDADIPVAVLSHVASGKRMGIKTFESHASAQLTTWQPDLIVLAGFMRVLSAGFIDNTPAPMINLHPALLPAYKGLDTHQRVIQAGERQHGCSIHVVTAELDAGAVLTQAWLEVHQKDTADSLQTRVQKLEHQLLPWTILLLAKGVLSLNNEQLLNQQRTCMPTLPLKLYLNS
- a CDS encoding AI-2E family transporter — translated: MTNQSIDPFFRRLFIVVAIVVAMVLLYLMMPVIVPFVFAFVLAYLFNPLVKRLSKYIKRWIAIIIVYSTITLSMVLLLWWLIPTLWHQLQAAWDYLPQLLTWYNEVVREWFASNSRIRLPELESKGFSETLVEYMQTNYKFEDAGTMMSQILASSMNFINNAGLIVLVPILTFYFLFNWEQRLHTWKMAIPAPYCKKVIQIAQECDRALMAFIKGQLLVMVLLGAIYAVQLQLIGLELGLIIGMVAGIASFVPYLGFGIGFVAAIIACLFQFGLDWTYLSLIAGAFLIGQAAEGYILQPLLLGDKIGLSPLWVIFSVLAGASLLGFVGMLIALPVSAVLNVLFRHFYTHYQTTDFYKGRKQLALFEKK
- a CDS encoding DUF2057 family protein, with translation MKSNASLLKKLSISAVFVGAASVSMLSQAAVTLVVDDHIKVTAINGQELTQSLLQPLTKSFTLQPGKHVITAKYDRLYDLRRDEHDYLRSGNVSVAAELADNQTYRLTMPNQPEDYAAAKKYAERPTLAIQSNNTIIASQESVGGNSNSLFSGLGKALGGVFGGSGDAELQNQRAIAALDQPSVSTNKSVTTGATVTQTTSVNASTSSLDQFMQIWLQATPAEREKMRQWMQK
- a CDS encoding NAD-dependent succinate-semialdehyde dehydrogenase, whose amino-acid sequence is MADITTVNPATGEDIKEYNYMSNDEVNNIVEASHQAFLEWRKTSHKERAKVINSIGETLMKYKEELSRLMTEERGKLYSQSLQEIDLCKAICDYTAEKGVAALADDERDIEGLKKGIVTYQPIGVIYGMQPWNFPAYQVFRYTIANLMAGNSILLKHAANVTGSGLLIEKIFHESDLPNDLFRTILIDHDQSEKLIGNDKVRGVTLTGSDGAGSIVGQQAAKAIKKAVLELGSNDAFIVLEDADLELAVQTCTLARLINNGETCVAAKRFIVVDSLYDEFRKRIVEEFASKKAGDPMDDSSDLGPLARKDLQEKLHAQVEESVSKGATISVGGKLPEGKGSFYPATILENVEKGQPAYDDELFGPVASLIRAKDQDDALRIANDSRYGLGGAIFSKDEEKAIRLANEQFDTGMVYINGYGLANPALPFGGVKNSGHGREHGGFGIKEFVNIKGVHVHNS